The Kordia sp. SMS9 DNA window GTCCATTACCCAACGATTTCGGCACAGGCACAATTCCTTGATTTACATTATCGCACAACGCCACAAACACATGAATCTTCTTTTGTGCGAAAACAGTAAAAGTCATGCAGAAAAGAATACTTGTTAAGAGTGGTTTCATGGTGTTTGGTTTTTAGAAATGTATCTATATAACGCATAAAATGAAAAACTAGTGTAGAACGTTAAAATCATTCATAAAATTTAAAAAAACAGTATCTTGTTAGTCAAAACCCTAACTAAAATGAAACGTATTTCAATAGCCATCATGAGTAGTATTTTAGTATTTGCATCCTGCAATGATGCTACACCCGAAAAAAAATCAGAAACTTCTATGAACAAAAATCCTTTGCTCACCGAATGGAATACACCGTTCGGAGTGCCACCGTTTGATCAAATTAAAAGCAGCGATTACTTGCCAGCATTTCACATTGCATTGAAAGAAAATCAAGATGAAATTACTGCTATTAGCGAAAATACAGAAACACCAACGTTTCAAAATACAATTGAAGCCTTAGAATTAAGCGGAACGTATTTAAACAGAATACAACGTTTATTTTACGCGGTCAACGGAGCAAATACTGACGACATCCTAAAAGCCGCCGCAAAAGAAATTACACCAGCACTCGCAGCACACGACGATTTTATCAACTTGAACGCCAAATTATACGATCGTGTAAAAGCGGTGTACTATCAAAAAGACAAACTCAATTTATCATCTGAAGAAATGCGTTTGCTCGAAGAAAGACTGAAACTTTTTGTGCGTGCAGGAATTGGGCTCAAAGGAGAAAAACAAGATCGCTTGCGCGAAATTAACAAACGATTGGCGAAACTAAGCGGCGATTTTAGCGAGCATCTTCTCGATGAAACGAATGCATTTGAATATCACACAAAAGACAAAAAAGAACTAGGAAATCTTCCTGAAAGTTTGGTAGAATTGGCAAAATCAGAAGCTAAAAAACGCGGTCATGAAGATGGCTATTCGTTTACCTTGCAACGTCCGAGCATCAATCCGTTTTTGCAATCGTCTCCAAACAGAGAAGCGCGTAAAAAATTATTTGACGGATACGCAATGCGTGCTAACAATGACAATGAAAACGACAACAAAGCAATTCTCAGCGAAATGGCAACCTTACGTTTGGAAAAAGCAAAATTGTTAGGGTATGAATCGCATGCAGCCTATATTCTTTCGGATAACATGGCAGAAACGCCAGAAGCTGTATATGGTTTTATGGATAAATTGTGGCCTTCTGCATTGGCGATGGCAAAATCGGAACGAGAAGCGTTGGCGAAAAAGATGAAAAGCGAAGGTGTTTCTGGAACGTTTCAAGGAAGCGATTGGCGACATTATGTAGAAAAAGTTCGGAAAGAACGTTACAACTTTGATGAAGAAGAAACGCGTCCGTATTTTGAAGTAAATGCCGTAAGAGATGGAGTTTTTGCGTTAGCGAAAGAACTGTTTGGTTTGACTTTTAAAGAAATGAACAATGTTCCAAAATGGCATGAAGATCAGCAAGTGTTTGAAGTGTTGGAAGCAGAC harbors:
- a CDS encoding M3 family metallopeptidase, which gives rise to MKRISIAIMSSILVFASCNDATPEKKSETSMNKNPLLTEWNTPFGVPPFDQIKSSDYLPAFHIALKENQDEITAISENTETPTFQNTIEALELSGTYLNRIQRLFYAVNGANTDDILKAAAKEITPALAAHDDFINLNAKLYDRVKAVYYQKDKLNLSSEEMRLLEERLKLFVRAGIGLKGEKQDRLREINKRLAKLSGDFSEHLLDETNAFEYHTKDKKELGNLPESLVELAKSEAKKRGHEDGYSFTLQRPSINPFLQSSPNREARKKLFDGYAMRANNDNENDNKAILSEMATLRLEKAKLLGYESHAAYILSDNMAETPEAVYGFMDKLWPSALAMAKSEREALAKKMKSEGVSGTFQGSDWRHYVEKVRKERYNFDEEETRPYFEVNAVRDGVFALAKELFGLTFKEMNNVPKWHEDQQVFEVLEADGTHLGIIYMDFFARPSKRGGAWMNALRAQMNVDGMVTPIVTNNFNYPAPTGDSPSLLSFTEAETLFHEFGHALHGLFSNVKYESLSGTNVPRDFVEFPSQVMENWMSEPQVLRMFAKHYKTGEVIPDAMIKKMKDANSFNGGFATVEYMAAAYLDMAWHSKTGDIPTDVNKFEKEAMDKLGLIDEIIPRYRSTYFGHIFSSPVGYSSGYYSYLWSEVLDADAFQAFKDTGNLFDPATAKRYRKMLSLGGSQLGMDLYKGFRGAEPEIEPLLKKKGFN